The following are from one region of the Vibrio parahaemolyticus genome:
- the uhpT gene encoding hexose-6-phosphate:phosphate antiporter — protein MLKFLEQVRKPTLDLPVEVRRKMWFKPFIQSYLVVFIGYLTMYLIRKNFNVAQNDMISTYGLSMTDLGLIGLGFSITYGIGKTVVSYYADGKNTKQFLPFMLILSGLAMLGFSFSMGGGSASLFLMVAFYALSGFFQSTGGPSSYSTITKWTPRNKRGSYLGLWNMSHNVGGAGAAGVALFGANYLFDGHVIGMFVFPSIIAIIVGFIGMRFGSDSPEAYGLGKVEELFDEAVSEEDTAAEENQMTKKEIFVEYVLKNKVIWLLCFANIFLYIVRIGIDQWSTVYAYQELGLSKETAISGFTLFEVGALVGTLMWGYLSDLANGRRALVACVSLGLIIVSLEFYQHATNEFMYLSSLFVLGFLVFGPQLLIGVAAVGFVPKKAISVADGVKGTFAYLIGDSFAKLGLGMIADGTPIFGLTGWKGTFAALDTSAMICIVLLAFVAIAEEKKIRHAKKLQLAQNQA, from the coding sequence ATGTTAAAATTCCTCGAACAGGTGCGGAAGCCGACCCTCGATCTTCCTGTCGAAGTTAGAAGAAAGATGTGGTTTAAACCGTTCATCCAATCTTACTTGGTCGTATTCATCGGCTACCTAACCATGTACTTGATTCGTAAGAACTTCAATGTCGCGCAAAACGACATGATCTCAACTTACGGTTTGAGCATGACAGACCTAGGTCTTATTGGCCTTGGCTTCTCCATCACATACGGCATCGGTAAAACCGTTGTGTCTTACTACGCTGACGGTAAGAACACCAAGCAATTCCTCCCTTTTATGCTGATCCTTTCTGGTCTTGCAATGCTTGGTTTCAGCTTCAGCATGGGCGGCGGTAGCGCAAGCCTGTTCTTGATGGTGGCTTTCTACGCTCTAAGTGGTTTCTTCCAAAGTACTGGTGGCCCTTCTAGTTACTCAACCATTACAAAATGGACACCTCGTAACAAACGCGGCTCTTACCTAGGCTTGTGGAACATGTCACACAACGTTGGTGGTGCGGGCGCAGCGGGTGTTGCTCTTTTCGGTGCTAACTACCTATTCGACGGCCACGTAATCGGCATGTTCGTGTTCCCTTCTATCATCGCGATCATCGTTGGCTTTATCGGTATGCGCTTTGGTAGCGACTCTCCAGAAGCTTACGGTCTAGGTAAAGTAGAAGAACTTTTCGATGAAGCAGTGAGTGAAGAAGACACCGCCGCTGAAGAAAACCAGATGACCAAAAAAGAAATCTTTGTTGAATACGTTCTTAAAAACAAAGTTATCTGGCTACTTTGCTTTGCCAACATCTTCCTCTACATCGTGCGTATCGGTATCGACCAATGGTCAACGGTATATGCGTACCAAGAGCTTGGTCTGTCAAAAGAAACGGCAATCTCTGGCTTTACTCTGTTCGAAGTCGGTGCGCTTGTGGGTACTTTGATGTGGGGTTACTTATCTGACCTAGCAAACGGTCGCCGCGCATTGGTTGCTTGTGTGTCTCTTGGTTTGATCATCGTATCGCTTGAGTTCTACCAACACGCAACAAATGAATTCATGTACTTGTCGTCTCTATTCGTACTTGGTTTCTTGGTGTTTGGTCCGCAACTTCTTATCGGTGTTGCAGCGGTTGGTTTTGTTCCTAAAAAAGCAATCAGTGTGGCTGACGGTGTGAAAGGTACATTCGCTTACCTAATCGGTGACAGCTTCGCGAAACTTGGTCTCGGTATGATTGCAGACGGTACACCAATCTTCGGTCTAACAGGCTGGAAAGGTACCTTCGCAGCCCTAGATACCTCCGCCATGATTTGTATTGTTTTGCTTGCTTTCGTTGCTATCGCGGAAGAGAAGAAGATTCGACACGCGAAGAAGCTTCAACTTGCACAAAACCAAGCCTAA
- the uhpA gene encoding transcriptional regulator UhpA: protein MIHVALVDDHVIVRSGFAQLLNLESDITVVGEFGSVAEARTGLPAVHPHVVILDISMPDESGLNLLSEIPTGIACVMLSVHDSPAMVEKSLKLGAKGYLSKRCSPDELIQAVRTSASGGCYLTSDIAIKLATPSDKAASLCQLTRRENEVCQLLAKGLDVKSVAAELGLSHKTVHVHRANAIDKLGVKNNVELAKLFSQESF from the coding sequence ATGATTCATGTTGCTCTAGTTGATGATCACGTCATCGTGCGTTCTGGTTTCGCACAATTATTAAATTTAGAAAGTGATATTACCGTTGTTGGTGAATTTGGTTCTGTCGCCGAAGCACGCACAGGCTTGCCTGCGGTACACCCACACGTCGTCATCCTAGATATTTCCATGCCCGATGAGAGCGGATTAAACTTACTGAGCGAAATTCCAACTGGCATTGCCTGTGTCATGCTAAGCGTGCACGACTCCCCTGCAATGGTGGAAAAATCACTAAAACTTGGTGCAAAAGGCTATCTAAGCAAACGCTGTAGCCCAGACGAACTTATTCAAGCCGTGAGAACCAGTGCGTCTGGCGGCTGCTATCTTACCTCCGACATTGCCATCAAACTGGCAACACCAAGTGACAAAGCTGCATCGCTTTGCCAACTAACAAGACGCGAAAATGAAGTTTGCCAGCTTTTAGCCAAAGGGCTGGATGTAAAATCCGTCGCGGCAGAGCTTGGCTTGAGCCACAAGACCGTACACGTTCATCGAGCGAATGCCATCGACAAACTCGGTGTGAAAAACAACGTTGAGCTCGCCAAACTATTCTCTCAAGAGTCCTTTTAA
- the uhpB gene encoding signal transduction histidine-protein kinase/phosphatase UhpB — translation MRAYSVTTICGLFVMACAWFCLWVIAYYFVNDPELAILLFPFALRLGIALHTRTAYWPTIYVSEWALTIALATLLEQPQWLTVLIASVASIPVTLIAKKYYYGDQNRHLAVMGVVIIITAFINVMAVGFHVPSVYMVWLASISGGLMLVPMCYLLWNYLFQSRWSPLTSHLLNNTVVFSIRHIVFYAVLLIGSILVQTSLPEELKRFAPFCMAIPIIVLALRYGWQGALLATMLNSIALIAARSGVSNLEITDLLLSLSAQTITGIMLGLAVQKQKDLNHKLRGELSRNQNLSRQLIEAEESVRRDIARELHDEIGQNITAIRTQANIIKRIDNAEMSAHCADTIEGLSLNVYDTTKRLLSKLRPKMLDDLDLKESVEQLTREMEFANHGTTVQLNWQGDYTSLSDTLKVTLFRLCQESLNNAAKYAEAQLINIELTIGEAAVSLMIHDDGVGFKVQDSMKGMGVRGMQERVHALGGKMVIYSTSDQVIGTQISITLPKV, via the coding sequence ATGCGAGCCTATTCTGTCACAACGATTTGTGGTCTGTTTGTTATGGCCTGTGCTTGGTTCTGTTTGTGGGTGATCGCCTACTACTTTGTCAACGATCCAGAGCTCGCCATTCTGCTTTTCCCATTCGCCTTACGATTGGGGATTGCGCTGCACACTCGCACCGCGTACTGGCCAACAATCTACGTATCAGAATGGGCGCTGACGATTGCACTTGCGACCCTATTAGAGCAACCTCAATGGCTCACCGTGCTGATCGCCAGTGTTGCCAGCATCCCTGTCACACTGATTGCGAAAAAATACTACTACGGTGACCAAAACCGCCACTTAGCCGTCATGGGCGTTGTGATCATCATTACCGCCTTCATCAACGTAATGGCGGTCGGCTTTCACGTGCCTTCTGTTTACATGGTGTGGTTAGCCAGTATTTCTGGTGGGCTGATGCTGGTTCCTATGTGCTACCTACTGTGGAACTACCTATTTCAAAGCCGATGGTCGCCTCTGACGTCGCATCTTTTGAACAACACTGTGGTGTTCAGCATTCGCCACATTGTGTTTTACGCCGTACTTCTTATCGGCAGCATTCTAGTGCAAACGAGTTTGCCTGAAGAGTTAAAACGATTTGCGCCATTTTGTATGGCTATCCCAATCATCGTGCTGGCACTTCGTTACGGCTGGCAAGGAGCCCTGCTCGCCACCATGCTCAACAGTATCGCGCTGATTGCGGCTCGTAGCGGCGTATCGAATCTAGAAATCACCGATTTGTTGTTGTCTCTTTCAGCTCAAACTATCACTGGCATCATGCTGGGTTTGGCGGTGCAAAAGCAAAAAGATCTCAACCACAAACTGCGTGGCGAGCTATCCCGCAATCAAAACCTGTCTCGTCAACTTATCGAAGCGGAAGAATCGGTAAGACGCGACATTGCCCGCGAACTGCATGACGAAATCGGCCAGAACATTACCGCTATCCGTACTCAAGCCAACATCATCAAGCGCATCGATAACGCAGAAATGAGCGCACATTGCGCAGATACAATTGAGGGGCTTTCTCTCAACGTGTACGACACCACTAAGCGACTGTTGAGCAAACTAAGACCCAAAATGCTGGATGATTTGGACTTAAAAGAATCCGTCGAGCAACTGACGCGAGAGATGGAATTCGCCAATCACGGAACGACTGTTCAGCTGAACTGGCAAGGCGATTACACCAGCCTGAGTGACACACTCAAAGTCACCCTATTCCGTTTATGCCAAGAGTCATTAAATAACGCAGCCAAGTACGCAGAAGCGCAGTTGATCAATATTGAACTGACAATTGGAGAAGCTGCGGTGTCACTGATGATTCACGATGATGGTGTCGGATTCAAAGTTCAGGACAGCATGAAAGGCATGGGCGTTCGCGGCATGCAAGAGCGTGTGCACGCGTTAGGTGGAAAAATGGTTATCTACTCCACCAGCGATCAAGTGATCGGCACACAAATCAGCATTACTTTACCTAAGGTGTAA